CCGTCAGGGCGGCTAGCCTGATCGCCGTGCTGCCGGAAGGCGGGGCCGAGGCGATCACGTCACGCGGACAGAGCCCCGGCCACGACAAGCTGCTCGACCACGCCGCCATGGAGTTGGGGACCGACTGACGATGAGCGCAGAAGAGGATTTCAAGCAGGTCGGCGCCGAGCTGGCCGACCTGGGTGTACGGATCTCCAGGATGATGGGGAGTCCCGCGCTCAAAGATCAGATGGGGAAGGTGTTCGCGAGCCTGCAGCGCGACGGCGCGATGGTGTTCCGGCTGGTCAGGGATACCCCCGAGCACACGGCCGCGCTCGAGCTGCCCGGGGCGTCCCTGTTCGACCCCATGGGGCAGGGCAAGGTGATAAAGGACTGGGTGGTCGTGCCCCACTCCTACGCCGAGAAATGGACGGATCTGGCCGAGGCCGCCCTCAGCCGCCCACGCTGATCAGTAGGCCACGTCGGTGTGAGGCGTCGCGGATCAACGACGCCTACGAGCGGGTGCTCTCCTCCGATGGGCGGTACCGCTTCGTGATCGACGCGAAGACCTTCAAGACCTTCGCCTGACACTCGCGGCAGCAAGGACGATCAGCGGCCCGCGATACTGCTCCAGCGGTGTGGCCGATGGCTGCTCCGTCACGTTGACCACTTCGATGCGGCGACCGTCCGCGGGGCGGGCGCGCTGGAACCGGCGGACGAGATCATGGACTCGAACGTCATCACCGCCGCCCCCGCCTGGGTCGGTGTTCATCGAGGAGGCCCGGTGTACGAGGCCGCCGCGCGGGCCGAACCCGACCGGCTCGGTGTCGTTACACTGCGCTGTCCCGCGAACTCCGTTGATCCTTGGAGGGTTGATCATGTCGCTCGAACCCGTGGAGGCCGTGCTGGTAGTCGTCGACCAGGGCGGTGACGTGCTCTGCGACATGGCCGGCGACCAACCGGCGCTGCCGCGGATCCGGTTCGACGTCAGGTGGCCGCCGATGGACAGCGAGCTGACCGATCGTGTTCGTCGCGAACTCGGGCTGGCCACGGTGGTCCTGGAGCCGTTGGACTTCACGACAGTGGTACTGCTGGCGGCGGGCGGGACGCGGCCGGACTCCGCCGACGGGTTCGCGTGGCACGGTCATGATGCGGTGATCGGGCAGAGCCTGGTGCTCGACCGCAGGACGGCGCGAACCCCGCCGCCCGCCTCCGACTGGTTCAGGCCCGGCTGGTTCGAGCGAGCCGAGTCCTACATCGACGGGGAGATAAAGGCCGCCGGTCGCGTGCGGCTCGGTCCTACCCGCCAGATCAAGCACTGGAGCATGTCCGCCGTACTCCGCACGCCGACTGACCGGGGTGACCTGTACCTCAAAGCGGTCCTGCCGAGGCTGGCTCGCGAACCGGACATCACTCGATATCTGGCGTCATTGCGCATCGCGCCGTTCGCCACCATCACCGCGATGTCACCCGGTGACCGCTGGTGGCTCGCCGAGGACTTCGGCGGTGTGGACGGCTGGGCCGCCTCCAAGGAGCAGCGTCGCGCATGCCTGACACAGCTGGTCATGGTGCAGAAGGAGACCGTTCACCGCGGGGACGAGCTGATCGCCGCGGGCTGTGTCCCGCTCACCCCGGCCTCGCTGGCCGACGGCGTGCGGTCAACCATGGCCCGCGACGACGTCTGGCGGGCGCCCAAGCTTCCGAAGAACCTGAACCGGGCGCTGACGGACGAGGAGGCCGACCGGCTGCAGGCACTGACGCCGTACCTGGTCGAGTGCGCCGAGCGCCTGGACGAGGCGGCCATCCCGGCGACGATCGTCCACCGCGACTTCCACCCCGGCAATGTGGTCGTGCGCGACGATGAGATCCTGTTGCACGACTGGAGCTTCGCCACCGTCACGAACCCGCTGTTCGACCTGGCCTCATGGCTGCACGACGCGTCCGAGCCGGACGCCGCGACCTACCTCGACACCTGCTTCGCCGCCTGGGCCGACACCGTCGCTCCGGAACGGATGCGGGGCGCATGGCGCATGGCCAAGCCGCTCGCCGCGGTGGTGGAGATCATGAAGCTGATCGAGCTGGCCGACATCGTCGGACCGGATCACGACTTCAACTGGCTGCCGATGACCTACGGTTGGGGCCGGCGGCTGCTGAACGCGGCCACCGACCCCGACCTGACCATCAACGGTTGGCGATAGCAGCGCCCGATCGGGACACCTCACCGTCGTGGCCGGAACGCTCCCGGCCACGAGCAGCTTGCAGGGCAAGCGGCTCCCCTTTCATGTCCTCACCGAACGCGAAGCCCGTACGCCCGAGGTCCGCACCTGGTCAGTCAGGGGCGCACGTAGCGCCGGAACATGGTTCCTGCGGCGAAGGAACGGTGCTCGACCAGGCGCAGCCGCAGCTTTTCTCCCACCGGCGGGTACGGCTTGCCGCCCCCGACGATCATGGGGAGCGCGTACACCCAGAACTCGTCGATCAGGTCCAGCAGGGAGGTGGCCAACCCGGCGCCGCCGAGCTGGAGGGTGCCGTCGATCTCCTGCTTGAGGCGTGTCGCCACGGACACGGCGTCCTTGCGACGGACGATCGGGACCCGTTCGGGGGCGGTCTGGTTCTCCGCCTGTGAAAGTCGTCGTCCGGGTCCAGGAAGTCCATGCCACCGTCGCGATCCTCGATGTAGCCGTCGATCGAGGTGTTCATCCAGTAGATGACCTTGCCCATAACTCCTCCTTGGTCGTAAAGGTCGTCCAGAGTGGAGACCCGATGGAGCGCCGGAAATCATCGCAGGCAGAGCGGCCTCCTCTCCCGATCGGGCCAGAATCGTGACCGAGCACTACGGCTTGTAGTTTTGAGCTCTCCGCCGACACGGCTGAAACCACGACCAGGAAGAGCACACGACGTGAACCCTCTGACCGAAGTCGTCCTCGACCGATTCAGCGAAACTCCCCTACGAATCGGCACCCGTACGTCCACCATGGCGAAGATCCAGAGCAGCCATGTCGCTGAGCTGATCACAAGGCTCGTTCCCGGCATCGCCATCGAGATCGTGCCGACGCAGGTCAG
The Nonomuraea helvata genome window above contains:
- a CDS encoding aminoglycoside phosphotransferase family protein; this translates as MSLEPVEAVLVVVDQGGDVLCDMAGDQPALPRIRFDVRWPPMDSELTDRVRRELGLATVVLEPLDFTTVVLLAAGGTRPDSADGFAWHGHDAVIGQSLVLDRRTARTPPPASDWFRPGWFERAESYIDGEIKAAGRVRLGPTRQIKHWSMSAVLRTPTDRGDLYLKAVLPRLAREPDITRYLASLRIAPFATITAMSPGDRWWLAEDFGGVDGWAASKEQRRACLTQLVMVQKETVHRGDELIAAGCVPLTPASLADGVRSTMARDDVWRAPKLPKNLNRALTDEEADRLQALTPYLVECAERLDEAAIPATIVHRDFHPGNVVVRDDEILLHDWSFATVTNPLFDLASWLHDASEPDAATYLDTCFAAWADTVAPERMRGAWRMAKPLAAVVEIMKLIELADIVGPDHDFNWLPMTYGWGRRLLNAATDPDLTINGWR
- a CDS encoding dihydrofolate reductase family protein, whose amino-acid sequence is MISGAPSGLHSGRPLRPRRSYGQGHLLDEHLDRRLHRGSRRWHGLPGPGRRLSQAENQTAPERVPIVRRKDAVSVATRLKQEIDGTLQLGGAGLATSLLDLIDEFWVYALPMIVGGGKPYPPVGEKLRLRLVEHRSFAAGTMFRRYVRP